ATAGTTGTGTTTTTTTATGATAAACAAGCACAATACTTTTTTTTGGATAACTTTATTTCAATCGAGAACTTTATTTCTTGCTTGTAAGTTAATTTAACAATATAAAAAGCTCATGGGAGGAAATtttttagaataaaaaaaaaaaaaaaaaaagccatacctagtgcacaaggctccctctttgagtggggtctgggagaggtggatCTCTGCAAGtcttacccccatttttggagaggtcgctcccaagtctcgaacccgAGACCACCGATACCGAGGCAGAGGCACTTGCCATCGCACCAAGGCACGGCCtcttttagaatttaaaaaaaa
The sequence above is a segment of the Malania oleifera isolate guangnan ecotype guangnan chromosome 8, ASM2987363v1, whole genome shotgun sequence genome. Coding sequences within it:
- the LOC131161263 gene encoding uncharacterized protein At2g23090 isoform X1; translated protein: MGGGNGQKSKMARERNLEKQKAAGKGSQLDSNKKAMTIQRPCLGAMASASASVSVVSGSRLGSDLSKNGGKTCRDPPLPDPTQRGSLVH